Within the Beduinella massiliensis genome, the region TCTGCTTCCCGACGCTCACCACGCCGTCCGCGAAGGCCTTCTGATCCGGCGCGGCCTCGTAATACGCGCAGATGCGGTAGTCGTTCGGGTTCATGGTGTCAAATTTAGTACTGAACGAGCCGTCCTGGCCGACGATTTTCGTGTGTTTGACGTCTGTGGCCTCGTCGCCCTTATAGACCTGAATGATCACCTTCTGGCCCGCTTCGCCCAAGCCGCTCACGGCGATGTCCTTCGTGCCGGAAAGCGACGCCTGCACTCCGGAAATCGCGGTCGTCGGCGCCGTCACGGCAGGCGTGGTCGGAGCCGATGTCTCCTGTCCGGCGGGCGGCTGGGTCGTGGCGTCCGTGGACGAGGAACCGTTATCCTGGCTGCCGGACGCGGCGATTGTGACGGCGTAAATCTGCCCATCGGCCGTCAGCGCTTCCACCGCCTTAAACGAGTTCTTGACCGCATATGACACCTTCACGCGGTAGGTGCCGTCGATCAGGCCGGTAAAGGTCGTGTCAAACGTTCCCTTTTCCGTGCTATTGCGCGTTACTTTGTGCGGGTTGAACGTACCGGCGATCGCAGCGCCGTCGGCGTCGCACAGCGTCACGTTCACGGCCTGATCCTTTTCGCAAACGCCAAAAACCCGCAGGTTGTTGCCGTCGATCACCTGCATCTGCACGCTGCTGATCGGCGCTGTCGGCGTCACCGCCTCCGTCTTTCCATCCCCGCCGTCGGGGGACGTCGGATCGGTCGCTTCAACCGGCGTCGCCGTGAGCCCGCCGCCCTCGTCCGCAACGGCAGGCAGCGTCGCGGTGCCTGTCATCAGCACGGCCACGCACACCAGCGCCAGCATCTTTCTCATTTTTTCACTCATTTTCTTTCCCTCCATTCCGCTTCCCGCGGCGTCTTTCCAAACGGCGCTTTCGCTTCCGTTTCGTTCTTACTCAATAGACGGCGCGCTCATGCGTTTTCTTTCCTGAAATTCAAATTTTTTCTGGTTCCTTAAAGCCCCCCGCGCATGCTCCGTCCATGTAAGAAAGGATAACACACCGAAAGCGTAAAGACAAGCGCTTCATTCTTTCCCTATTTTATATCCTCTGTTTTTCGGCTTTCCGACGCGGACGAAAAAGCATTGCAATTTTGTGTCCGCGCCGCTATGATATAGGTTGGAAATATCAAATGGCAGGAGGGTTTCTCAATGCAGAGTTTTGAGTTTTATTCCCCCACGCGCTTTGTCTTCGGCAAGGGCACGGAAACCCAGGTAGGTTCCCTCATTCGCGAGCTGGGCGGCACGCGCGTGCTGCTCGTCTACGGCGGCGGCTCCGTCAAGCGCTCCGGCCTGTACGACCGCGTCGTCGCCTCGCTCGACACGTCGGGCCTTCCCCACTGCGAAATCTCCGGCGTGCGCCCCAATCCGCGCAGCGGGCTCGTCTATGAAGGCATCGAGCTGGGCCGCCGCGAAGGGGTGGACTTCGTGCTGCCCGTAGGCGGCGGCAGCGCCATCGACACGGCCAAGGCAATCGCCCTGGGCATCCCCTACGACGGCGACTTCTGGGACTTTTATTGCGGAAAGACCGCGCCGAAGACCGTGCTCAAGCACGGCGTCGTGCTGACCATTCCGGCCGCGGGTTCCGAGGGCTCCAATTCCTCCGTCATCACGCAGGAGGACGGCATGCTCAAGCGCGGGCTCTCCACCGACCTGAACCGCCCGCTGTTTGCCGTCATGAACCCGGAGCTCACCTACACCCTGCCGCCCTATCAGACGGCCTGCGGCATCGTGGACATGCTGGCGCACATCATGGAGCGCTACTTCACCAACACGGAGCACGTGGACCTCACCGACCGCATGGCCGAGGCGCTGATGCAGACCATCGTGCGCACCGCGCCCGAGGTCATGCAAAACCCGGACAGCTATGAAGCGCGCGCCAACATCATGTGGGCGGGCATGCTCGCCCACAACAACAGCGTCGGCGTGGGCCGCGAGCAGGACTGGGCCTCCCATCAGATCGAGCACGAGCTCTCCGCGCTCTACGACTGCGCGCACGGCGCGGGCCTCGCGGTCACGTTCCCCGCGTGGATGCGCTACGTCTATCAGCACGACGTGATGCGCTTTGCCCAGTTCGCAGTGCGCGTCTGGGGCTGCGATATGGACTATCGGAATCCAGAGGACACCGCGCTCGAGGGCATTCGCCGCATGGAGGCGTTCTTCTCCTCGATCGGCATGCCTGTGACGTTTGCGCAGCTCGGCGCCAGGGAAGAGGACATCCCTGCGCTCGCGGCCAAGGTCGTCCGCGGGCCGAACGGCACCACCGGCCATTTCGTAGAACTGGATACCCCGGCGATCGAGGCGGTGTTGCGCCTCGCCGTCCGCTGAGCGGGAGGGCGCGCGATGAAACGCTTCCTCTCTATGCTGCTCGTGCTGGCGCTTCTTCCCGCGGCGGCGCTGTGCGACGAACCCCTTCCCTTTGGCCCGGACGACGTGCAGGCCGTCTTCAGCGTCCCCGAGCAGACCGTAGCGGACTTCGCCGCCTCCTACGCCCCGGAAAGCTACGGCTGGTGGGTTCAGGCGGACGGAGGCACGGTGCTCGTGCTCTACTGCACCGGCGGCATCCTGCAGCTTCTCACGGGGGACACGGGCAGCCTGCTCGATCCTCTGAAGGGGCTCACCGGCGCAAGCGA harbors:
- a CDS encoding iron-containing alcohol dehydrogenase yields the protein MQSFEFYSPTRFVFGKGTETQVGSLIRELGGTRVLLVYGGGSVKRSGLYDRVVASLDTSGLPHCEISGVRPNPRSGLVYEGIELGRREGVDFVLPVGGGSAIDTAKAIALGIPYDGDFWDFYCGKTAPKTVLKHGVVLTIPAAGSEGSNSSVITQEDGMLKRGLSTDLNRPLFAVMNPELTYTLPPYQTACGIVDMLAHIMERYFTNTEHVDLTDRMAEALMQTIVRTAPEVMQNPDSYEARANIMWAGMLAHNNSVGVGREQDWASHQIEHELSALYDCAHGAGLAVTFPAWMRYVYQHDVMRFAQFAVRVWGCDMDYRNPEDTALEGIRRMEAFFSSIGMPVTFAQLGAREEDIPALAAKVVRGPNGTTGHFVELDTPAIEAVLRLAVR